AAGTGCAAAATGCCATGGGATACATTGCAATATTAGGGATAGTGGGTACGGGAATTGCCAATATTATCTTCTTTAAATTAATTCAATTATCATCTCCTGTTTTTGCTACTTCAGTAACTTACTTAATTCCTATTGTGGCATTCTTTTGGGGATTATTAGACAACGAAATGCTCACACCAATTCAATTTGTTGGAGCATTTGTTATCTTAATAGGTGTCTACCTTTCGGCAAAGAAATAAAAAAAGGCGGTCTACAAAGACCGCCTTTTTTAGTATACACAAAATGTTATTTATTGAAAATCAGCATCGGTTACCCCTTCGTTAATTTTAACATCGGTCATTTTAATATTCAATTCAAAACCTACATTCTGAATCATGTTAAAAGGAACTTTCACTCCTTTTACTTCACGATAATCCAAATATGAATTGGTTTTATTCATCGTTTTTCCGCCTTGCTCAATGGAAATAACATCCGCTATTTTCAATCCTGATTTAACATCATAATACAAGGTCGTTTTTCCGTTTTTCAAAGCATAAGCTTCTGTTCCATTAATCGTCTCAATTCCTGTCAAACTTACCTCTGGTTTTTTCAACAAATTCAATTCTTCGATTGGAGTAGCAACTGCTTTCATGTCTTCTAAATCATTTCCTTTAAGTTCAACTTTTTGACCTTGTTGAACTACGAAAGCACCTTTCTCATTAACGACTTGTTTCATCAAGCTCATTCCGCCCATAGTTATTTCTACAGCTAATTTTCCTTTAACTGAAATTTTAGAATTAAAACTCAAAGGCGCTGGCGCTTGCGGAATAGTGGTTGATCCTACCATTGCAATCGTTTTTACAGCAAGAGCCGCTTTTTCGCCACCAATCGCTTTAATGTAATTATCTAAAACCGTTTTAGCTGTTATTCCTTTTGGAACATCTTTTTTGAAAACTGGTTTTTCAACCGCGTTTCCATATTTGTCAAAAAACAAAATTGGAATTTTTAATTTTTCAAGTGCTGGAACTACATCAGCTCCTTTACCAACAATCAAAATTCGGCTATTATCTGCCAAGAAATATTTATTAGCTACACGCATCACATCATCAGCAGTTACCGCATTGATATTTTTAATGTAGTTTTCATAGAAATCAGCTGGTAAGTTTTGTGTTTGGATACGTAAAGCATAACCTGCAACCGTTTGTGGTTTTTCTATTTGCATTACAAATCGACCAATATAACCGGCTTTTACACTAGCTAACATTTCGTCAGTAACTTTCTCGGTTCTGATTTTTTTATACTCTTTAAAAATTTCGACTACTGTACTATCCGTTACCGCATTTCGCACTTGAGTTGATGCTTCAAATTTGGTTAGGCGTTTGTCTCCACGTATACTAGATCCGGCACCATAAGTCCATCCATGTGCTTCTCTCAAATTCATATTCAAATAACTATTAAAGTCACCTCCTAGAATTTGATTGGCTACCAAAGCTGGAAAATAATCTGGATCCGTCATTTTAAGGTTAACCAAATTGACCACGGCTACTTCAGACTGAACAGCGTTTGGCATATCTACAAAATTGATTTGCGAAAAAGCTACATCCTTAGGCTCAGCATAGTTTTGAACTGGAGCCGCTGCTTTTTTCCAAGAACCGAATAATTTTTCTACGGCTTTCTTAGTTTCAGAAAAATTTACATCACCTACAATAATTAGATAGGCATTTTCAGGAACAAAATAGCTGTTGTAATTGGCCTCAACATCGGCAAGTGTTACGTTTTTGATTGTAGTTTCAGTAACATATTCCCCATTGGGATGGTCTTTGCCAAAAGTCAAGAAATCATTTATTCTAGAAGCTACAGCTGGAACACTTTTTTCATTGGCTTTTAAACCTTCAATTATTTTCGCTTTTTCTTTATCAAATTCTTCTTGAGTGAAGTTAGGATTCAAAGCTCCTTCCGCTAACAATTGTAATACACGCCCTGAATATTTAGAAAGAGAATTACCTGAAGCGCCATTGGAACTAAAGTTTATACTGGCTCCCATAAAATCGATTTCTTCATTGAAAGCGGATTTAGAGATTTTTTTGGTTCCGTTTCCAATAAGACTACTGGTCAAATCAGCAACTCCTTTTTTAGCGCCTTCTGTATAGGGTGCATTATCCAAAGTTAAGGTAAAAGAAACTCGAGGTAATTTATGATTTTCAACTATCATTACTTTCAACCCGTTCTTCAATTGAAAAGAAGCTGGCTTCCCTATTTTTATGGTTGGGGCAGGTCCTGATTTGGGTTGAGGTATGATTTGTCCTTGCATTATCGCTGTTATAAATAAGCTTGATAAAATTATGATTGATTTTTTCATGATGTCTCTTAGTTTTGGGATTTATCTTTAACTGGAACATAATCCAACACCATTCTTTGGTTTGGGTTCAAATACTTCTTTGCTACCTCTCTAATTTCTTCAGCAGTAATAGAGTGGTACATTTCGATTTCGGTGTTGATCAAGTTCACATCTCCATACAACAAATGATAAGTTGCTAAATTACTAGCAATTCCTTCAATAGTTGAATTACTATTTACGTATTGATTGTCAAATTGATTTTGTAGTTTTTGCAAATCTTTGTCTGAAATTAATTCCGTTTGAAGCTTCACAATTTCTTCATCAATTTCGGCTAATAAATTAGCTGCTGTAAATGGAGATTGTGGTAATCCATACAAAATGTACGTTCCATGATCTTCTTGACTGTAGTTGAACGCTCCAATTTGAAGTGCCATTTTCTTATCGTCTACAATTTTCTTGTACATTCTAGAACTTTTTCCATCGCTCAAGATAGACGAAATCATATCCAAAATACGTGCTTCACGTGTTTTCATTGAAGGTGTTCTATAAGCAGTAACTAACATTGGTAATTGAATATTCGGGTCTTCAAAATTGGCTTTGATCGTTTCGGTAATCGGAGCTTCTTCAAAAGTAGCACGCTTGATTGGTGTTCCTTTTGGAATTACGCCAAAATATTTTTGAATCCATTCTTTAGCTTGTTCTGGTTTAAAGTCTCCAGCAACCACTAAAACGGCATTATTAGGAATATAGAATTTTTTATTAAACGCTTGAAATTCCTCTAGCTTAGCTGCATCCAAATGTTCCATAGAACCAATTGTTGTCCAACGGTATGGATGATTTTTAAACATATTTTTCTTTACTTGTGGTAGTATTTGTCCGTATGGACTATTGTCATAACGCAATCTTTTTTCTTCTTTTACCACTTCGTTTTGAGTATCAACGCCAATTTGATTGATCACCGGATGAAGCAAACGTTCTGCTTCCATCCACAATCCTAACTCTAAATTATTAGAAGGGAAAACTTCGTAATAATAGGTTCTATCTTCGGTAGTGTTAGCATTATTCACGCCTCCATTTCCGGTAACGATTTTAAACCATTCGCCACGTTTTATATTTTCAGTTCCTTCAAACAATAAATGTTCGAAAAAGTGCGCAAAACCAGTACGATCTGGTTGTTCATCTTTGGCACCAACATGGTACATTACCGAAGTAACCACAGTAGGGGCTGAGGGATCGTTGTGCAAAATTACATGCAATCCATTGTCTAAGTCGTATTCCTCAAAGGCGACTTTCTGAGCAGAAGCAACTCCTCCCAGCATCAATGCAGCACTTAACATCATGATAGATTTTTTCATAAAGATTAATAATTTTAAGTTAGATTTAGGTTGAATAGTCCTAAAGAAATTGAATTAGATACTTCTTTAGTATTATTGTTACATCAAAAATAGTTTTTTTAATTTGAATATGTTCATATTTTCAAGTTTGACAAAAAATTAACAGTTGAAATGACTTTAAAAGAGCCCCAAAACTTTTTTTACTAAGGGATTGCACAGTAAATTATTAGTTGTATATTTGCAACCTTAAAATTAATAAAACAATTTCGTATGTATGCAATCGTAGAGATAGCAGGGCAACAATTTAAAGTAAGCAAAGACTTAAAGGTTTATGTTCACCGTTTGGCTAACGAAGAAGGTTCAAAAGTTTCTTTTGACAAAGTTCTTTTAGTTGACGATAAAGGGAATGTAACTTTAGGCGCCCCAGCTATAGAAGGTGCTTCAGTAGAAGCCAAAGTGTTACAACACTTAAAAGGAGACAAAGTTATCATTTTCAAAAAGAAAAGAAGAAAAGGATACAAAAAGAGAAACGGTCACAGACAATATCTTACTCAAATTGTAATTGAAGGTATTACAGTAGGTGGAGCTAAAAAAGCTGCAGCACCTAAAAAAGAAAAAGTAGTAGCGGAAGCGCCAGCAACTGAAGCAGCTCCAAAAGCAGCTCCAAAAGCTAAAAAGGCAGCTCCAAAAGCTAAAAAAGAAGATACTAAAGAATAATTAACAATATTAAAACCAATACGTCATGGCTCACAAGAAAGGTGTCGGTAGTTCGAAGAATGGTAGAGAATCAGAATCAAAACGTTTAGGCGTTAAGATTTTTGGTGGTCAAGCTGCTATTGCTGGAAACATCATCGTAAGACAAAGAGGTTCTAAACACAATCCAGGAGAAAACGTTTACATCAGTAAAGATCATACTTTACATGCAAAAGTTGATGGAGTTGTTAAGTTCCAAAAGAAAAGAGATAATAAATCATACGTTTCTATCCTTCCATTCGAAGCATAATCTGTAGATTTTATATATCATTAAAAAACCTGTTTCTCACGAAACAGGTTTTTTTTATACTATTATTTATTTACTACATCCAACCACAAACTATCGCACCGATAATCGTTAAGGAAACCATCCAGTACCCAGAATGAATGAAGATATATTTCCATGACCTTCTTTCAAACAAGCCATTGATAGCAATCATTGGGAAAGCAAACCAAATACCCGTAAATAATCCGTGAAAAGCGCCATGTTTAGCTGTTCTGAACACTGTGCCATAATCGGCCATAAAAGCCGCAAAAGAGGGTTTCGCTTCGGCAACT
This sequence is a window from Flavobacterium ammoniigenes. Protein-coding genes within it:
- the rpmA gene encoding 50S ribosomal protein L27, which translates into the protein MAHKKGVGSSKNGRESESKRLGVKIFGGQAAIAGNIIVRQRGSKHNPGENVYISKDHTLHAKVDGVVKFQKKRDNKSYVSILPFEA
- a CDS encoding M16 family metallopeptidase — translated: MKKSIIILSSLFITAIMQGQIIPQPKSGPAPTIKIGKPASFQLKNGLKVMIVENHKLPRVSFTLTLDNAPYTEGAKKGVADLTSSLIGNGTKKISKSAFNEEIDFMGASINFSSNGASGNSLSKYSGRVLQLLAEGALNPNFTQEEFDKEKAKIIEGLKANEKSVPAVASRINDFLTFGKDHPNGEYVTETTIKNVTLADVEANYNSYFVPENAYLIIVGDVNFSETKKAVEKLFGSWKKAAAPVQNYAEPKDVAFSQINFVDMPNAVQSEVAVVNLVNLKMTDPDYFPALVANQILGGDFNSYLNMNLREAHGWTYGAGSSIRGDKRLTKFEASTQVRNAVTDSTVVEIFKEYKKIRTEKVTDEMLASVKAGYIGRFVMQIEKPQTVAGYALRIQTQNLPADFYENYIKNINAVTADDVMRVANKYFLADNSRILIVGKGADVVPALEKLKIPILFFDKYGNAVEKPVFKKDVPKGITAKTVLDNYIKAIGGEKAALAVKTIAMVGSTTIPQAPAPLSFNSKISVKGKLAVEITMGGMSLMKQVVNEKGAFVVQQGQKVELKGNDLEDMKAVATPIEELNLLKKPEVSLTGIETINGTEAYALKNGKTTLYYDVKSGLKIADVISIEQGGKTMNKTNSYLDYREVKGVKVPFNMIQNVGFELNIKMTDVKINEGVTDADFQ
- the rplU gene encoding 50S ribosomal protein L21, producing the protein MYAIVEIAGQQFKVSKDLKVYVHRLANEEGSKVSFDKVLLVDDKGNVTLGAPAIEGASVEAKVLQHLKGDKVIIFKKKRRKGYKKRNGHRQYLTQIVIEGITVGGAKKAAAPKKEKVVAEAPATEAAPKAAPKAKKAAPKAKKEDTKE
- a CDS encoding M16 family metallopeptidase produces the protein MKKSIMMLSAALMLGGVASAQKVAFEEYDLDNGLHVILHNDPSAPTVVTSVMYHVGAKDEQPDRTGFAHFFEHLLFEGTENIKRGEWFKIVTGNGGVNNANTTEDRTYYYEVFPSNNLELGLWMEAERLLHPVINQIGVDTQNEVVKEEKRLRYDNSPYGQILPQVKKNMFKNHPYRWTTIGSMEHLDAAKLEEFQAFNKKFYIPNNAVLVVAGDFKPEQAKEWIQKYFGVIPKGTPIKRATFEEAPITETIKANFEDPNIQLPMLVTAYRTPSMKTREARILDMISSILSDGKSSRMYKKIVDDKKMALQIGAFNYSQEDHGTYILYGLPQSPFTAANLLAEIDEEIVKLQTELISDKDLQKLQNQFDNQYVNSNSTIEGIASNLATYHLLYGDVNLINTEIEMYHSITAEEIREVAKKYLNPNQRMVLDYVPVKDKSQN